A DNA window from Niabella yanshanensis contains the following coding sequences:
- a CDS encoding endo-1,4-beta-xylanase yields the protein MSLKLHPLLAGLRGRVAKPCLAAMLLLTHPVMAQNYPPSCVVTMPYSNAYFQAGTDVLIKVYATDLGKTAHNGTVQFVAFYNGDQLLGKVNRHEDYTYTFLWAKVPAGNYTIKARATNSNGVSFTSAGVVITVGTNKVVPAGMSAGRGKYLANIFQSKEESGYEKYWNGVTAENACKWGTIEPVRGKYKWEDADRAYGYAVARNMVFRYHAGVWASQYPQWLLTLSKEEARAEIVKYLKAIAERFPLADQIDLLNEQLFQHQKDNQKFRELLGGPGTTETDFAWQIWLFEEGRKVFKNTKLVLNDYGLEGDHKAITAQLELFKALRDRGLVDGFGTQAHAFNVDKPAADTIKASLNMMAKAGLPIYVTELDMNGGIRGRQANDSLQLISYKKVIPVFWEHPAVAGITLWGYVAGTTWMSGTGIMSKDGVPNPSLLWLQNYIKAAEAVGYPLSTIINGRPR from the coding sequence ATGAGTCTAAAATTACATCCGCTTTTAGCCGGTTTACGTGGCCGGGTGGCGAAGCCATGTTTAGCCGCCATGTTGCTGCTCACCCATCCGGTAATGGCCCAAAACTATCCACCATCCTGTGTAGTAACGATGCCCTACAGTAATGCTTATTTTCAGGCAGGTACAGATGTATTGATAAAAGTGTATGCAACGGATTTAGGAAAAACAGCTCATAACGGAACGGTACAGTTTGTAGCATTTTATAATGGTGATCAATTATTGGGCAAGGTCAACCGGCATGAAGATTATACCTATACTTTTTTATGGGCAAAAGTACCTGCAGGCAATTACACTATAAAAGCCCGGGCCACTAACAGCAACGGTGTATCATTTACTTCGGCAGGGGTAGTAATAACCGTCGGCACTAATAAGGTTGTACCTGCCGGAATGAGCGCCGGCAGGGGTAAATACCTGGCAAATATTTTTCAAAGTAAGGAGGAATCCGGATATGAAAAATATTGGAATGGTGTTACCGCTGAAAACGCCTGTAAATGGGGCACCATAGAACCGGTTCGGGGCAAATATAAATGGGAGGACGCCGACAGGGCTTACGGGTATGCGGTAGCACGCAATATGGTATTTCGATACCATGCCGGTGTTTGGGCCAGTCAGTATCCCCAGTGGCTGCTTACCCTTTCGAAAGAAGAAGCCCGTGCGGAAATAGTTAAATACCTGAAGGCCATCGCTGAAAGATTTCCCCTGGCCGATCAGATTGACCTGTTGAATGAGCAGCTGTTTCAACACCAGAAAGACAACCAGAAATTTCGGGAATTACTGGGAGGACCCGGCACTACTGAAACGGATTTCGCGTGGCAGATATGGCTATTTGAAGAGGGTAGGAAGGTATTTAAAAATACCAAACTGGTGCTCAATGATTATGGACTGGAAGGCGATCATAAGGCGATTACTGCGCAATTGGAATTGTTCAAAGCTTTGCGTGATAGGGGCCTGGTAGACGGCTTTGGAACACAGGCTCATGCCTTCAATGTAGATAAGCCGGCAGCTGATACTATTAAAGCGTCTCTCAATATGATGGCTAAAGCAGGGCTACCGATCTACGTAACAGAACTCGATATGAATGGAGGTATCAGGGGGCGGCAGGCCAATGATTCCCTGCAGCTCATCAGCTATAAAAAAGTGATACCCGTCTTTTGGGAACATCCCGCTGTAGCCGGCATTACCCTATGGGGGTACGTCGCAGGCACTACCTGGATGTCCGGCACAGGAATTATGAGTAAAGACGGTGTGCCTAATCCTTCTTTGCTGTGGCTGCAAAACTACATCAAGGCCGCGGAAGCAGTGGGCTACCCATTAAGCACTATTATAAACGGAAGACCCCGATAA